In the genome of Mucisphaera calidilacus, one region contains:
- a CDS encoding DUF1559 family PulG-like putative transporter — protein sequence MQRIKGTYGFTLIELLVVISIIALLIGILLPALGAARNTARSMQCSSNIRQVGIALEIYANDNKERYPIAGGFIPWDKRDGIDTNTSGGSGMYAWMQQLSTYISDDEYWYAGCPSYPIEIDTTNSNGEDISGYHYFLSGNAAYIDKIKNRPAEFAQFRWEPTDRRRIHQTSAFVMGGDLNRRFDEVDADKDDYTQECLVWSNSPIVPDNIRNPGAFWKPHHQGSLNVLFADGHVAGFSSYDPRKLTFRYEEMGYWRDDANPDFDFPTFDQSDADSG from the coding sequence ATGCAACGCATCAAGGGGACATACGGCTTTACGCTGATCGAACTGCTCGTGGTCATCTCCATCATCGCCCTGCTCATCGGCATCCTGCTGCCGGCGCTGGGCGCGGCGCGGAACACGGCCCGGTCGATGCAGTGTTCGAGCAACATCCGGCAGGTGGGGATCGCGTTGGAGATCTACGCCAACGACAACAAGGAGCGGTACCCGATCGCGGGCGGGTTTATCCCCTGGGACAAGCGCGACGGCATCGACACGAATACCTCCGGGGGCTCGGGGATGTACGCCTGGATGCAGCAGCTCTCGACCTACATCTCGGACGACGAGTACTGGTACGCGGGCTGCCCCAGCTATCCCATCGAGATCGACACCACCAACAGCAACGGCGAGGACATCTCGGGGTACCACTACTTCCTCTCGGGCAACGCTGCGTACATCGACAAGATCAAGAACCGTCCGGCGGAGTTTGCTCAGTTCCGCTGGGAGCCGACAGACCGCAGGCGAATTCATCAGACGTCTGCCTTTGTCATGGGGGGCGACCTGAACCGCCGGTTCGATGAAGTGGACGCGGACAAGGACGACTACACGCAGGAGTGTCTGGTCTGGAGCAACTCGCCCATCGTCCCGGACAACATCCGCAACCCCGGGGCGTTCTGGAAGCCGCACCACCAGGGGTCACTGAACGTCCTGTTCGCTGACGGCCACGTCGCCGGCTTCTCGTCCTATGACCCCCGGAAACTCACCTTCCGCTACGAGGAGA